The Ralstonia wenshanensis genome includes a region encoding these proteins:
- a CDS encoding spherulation-specific family 4 protein, with translation MKTIQTGGRSPASATLAVASQLGNAKRRFARAACAAFALVSGALMGAPHASAEGLLVPSYIYPSGTGATQWNTLATTATSVPTTVILNPNSGPGTTQDPNYVAAVAKVHAAGGKVIGYVSSSYTNRSLSAVVQDINTYQALYQVDGFFIDEMTADSTTAHIQFYQSVYNYIKGLSPNYTVTGNPGTNVPEIYASLPVADQLVVFEDNAKHYANYAPLAWQANYPTSRFAHIVYAASATQMQTFVRNASSKRAAAVFITNKTLPNPYGTLPTYWSQEVSAVAVAP, from the coding sequence ATGAAAACGATTCAAACGGGGGGGCGTTCGCCCGCATCCGCCACGCTGGCCGTGGCATCGCAACTGGGCAACGCAAAGCGCAGGTTCGCGCGCGCTGCATGTGCGGCATTCGCACTGGTGTCGGGCGCGCTGATGGGCGCACCGCATGCCAGCGCTGAAGGGCTGCTGGTGCCGTCCTACATCTATCCGTCAGGCACCGGCGCAACGCAATGGAATACGTTGGCGACAACCGCGACGTCGGTACCGACCACGGTCATCCTGAACCCGAACAGCGGCCCAGGCACGACGCAGGACCCCAACTACGTTGCCGCCGTCGCCAAGGTGCATGCCGCTGGCGGCAAGGTGATCGGGTATGTGTCCAGCTCGTACACAAACCGGTCGTTGTCGGCGGTGGTGCAAGACATCAATACCTACCAGGCGCTGTATCAGGTCGACGGCTTCTTCATCGACGAGATGACCGCCGACAGCACAACCGCGCACATCCAGTTCTACCAGTCGGTCTACAACTACATCAAGGGGCTGTCGCCGAACTACACGGTCACGGGCAACCCGGGCACCAATGTGCCGGAGATCTATGCCAGCCTGCCGGTGGCGGACCAGCTCGTCGTATTTGAAGACAACGCCAAGCACTACGCCAACTATGCCCCGCTGGCGTGGCAGGCCAACTACCCGACTTCGCGGTTTGCGCACATCGTCTACGCCGCATCGGCCACGCAGATGCAAACCTTCGTTCGCAACGCATCGAGCAAGCGCGCTGCCGCCGTGTTCATCACCAACAAGACGCTGCCGAATCCGTACGGCACGCTGCCGACTTACTGGAGCCAGGAGGTGTCTGCCGTAGCCGTTGCCCCGTAA
- a CDS encoding calcium:proton antiporter, with protein sequence MALSSNKLPPWTIAAPLLAWAVLVGGAFMTPPGWLIALMALALAGAVFAAVHHAEVVAHKVGEPFGTLVLAIAVTVIEVALIVSVMLSSGPEKAGLARDTVFAAVMLICNGIVGACLFVGGLRHREQAFQAPGATAALAVLAALVTLTMVLPNYTSSTPGPVMTSSQLAFAGVTSLVLYGCFVIVQTIRHRDYFLVDSANEDVHAPPPPARVAALSGVLLMVSLVAVVGLAKVLSPSVEAAILNAGAPPATVGIVIAALVLLPECLAALRAANADRIQTSLNLALGSALASIGLTIPTVAAVFIWIGRPLELGLGPKEMVLLFLTLIVSTLTLGKGRTTILQGVVHLAIFAAYLFLSIVP encoded by the coding sequence GTGGCCCTGTCTTCCAACAAGCTGCCCCCGTGGACAATCGCTGCTCCGCTGCTGGCGTGGGCGGTGTTGGTTGGTGGCGCGTTCATGACGCCCCCAGGCTGGCTGATCGCGCTGATGGCACTTGCGCTGGCCGGCGCCGTCTTTGCCGCCGTCCACCATGCAGAAGTCGTCGCACACAAGGTTGGCGAGCCCTTCGGCACGCTCGTGCTGGCGATTGCCGTGACCGTGATCGAAGTCGCGCTGATCGTCTCGGTGATGCTCTCTTCCGGTCCAGAGAAAGCGGGATTGGCCCGCGACACCGTGTTTGCGGCGGTCATGCTCATCTGCAACGGAATCGTGGGCGCTTGCCTCTTCGTGGGGGGCCTGCGTCACCGCGAGCAGGCGTTTCAGGCGCCAGGCGCCACCGCCGCGCTGGCCGTGCTGGCAGCGCTGGTCACGCTGACCATGGTGCTGCCCAACTACACCAGCTCCACGCCGGGGCCTGTCATGACGTCATCGCAACTGGCCTTTGCCGGCGTGACATCGCTGGTGCTGTACGGCTGCTTCGTCATCGTGCAGACCATCCGCCACCGCGACTACTTCCTCGTCGACAGTGCCAACGAAGACGTGCATGCGCCGCCGCCGCCCGCGCGCGTGGCGGCGCTCAGCGGGGTCTTGCTGATGGTGTCGCTGGTGGCCGTCGTCGGGCTGGCAAAGGTGCTCTCTCCTTCGGTGGAAGCCGCCATCCTGAATGCCGGCGCGCCGCCCGCGACGGTCGGCATCGTCATCGCCGCGCTGGTGCTGTTGCCGGAATGCCTGGCCGCCCTGCGCGCCGCCAATGCAGACCGCATCCAGACGAGCCTGAACCTCGCGCTGGGCTCGGCACTGGCGAGCATCGGCCTGACCATCCCGACCGTGGCTGCCGTGTTCATCTGGATCGGCCGCCCGCTCGAACTGGGCCTGGGCCCGAAGGAAATGGTCCTGCTGTTCCTGACGCTGATCGTGTCGACGCTCACGCTCGGCAAGGGCCGCACGACCATCCTGCAAGGGGTCGTGCACCTGGCGATCTTTGCGGCGTACCTGTTTCTTTCGATCGTGCCCTGA
- a CDS encoding NAD(P)H-dependent oxidoreductase, whose amino-acid sequence MNVLIVYAHPEPKSLNGALKDFAVRRLEAAGHTVQVSDLYAMQWKAALDASDSTVAPVGPHFHPSLDSRHAFENGLQAADIAAEQAKLQWADAVILQFPLWWFSMPAILKGWVERVYAYGFAYGVGEHSDTHWGDRYGEGTLAGKRAMLIVTTGGWESHYSPRGINGPIDDILFPIQHGILYYPGFDVVPPFVSYRTGRMDEARFAQTTQALGERLDTLFTAAPIPFRQQNAGEYEIPALTLRAEIAPEKTGFAAHLA is encoded by the coding sequence ATGAATGTCCTGATCGTCTACGCCCATCCCGAACCCAAATCGCTCAACGGCGCCCTCAAGGACTTTGCCGTCCGGCGCCTGGAGGCGGCCGGCCACACCGTGCAGGTATCGGACTTGTACGCCATGCAGTGGAAGGCCGCGCTCGATGCGAGTGACAGTACTGTCGCGCCGGTCGGTCCGCATTTCCACCCGTCGTTGGATTCCAGGCACGCATTCGAGAACGGCCTGCAAGCCGCCGACATTGCTGCCGAACAAGCCAAGCTGCAATGGGCCGACGCCGTGATCTTGCAGTTTCCACTGTGGTGGTTTTCGATGCCGGCCATCCTCAAGGGCTGGGTCGAGCGTGTCTATGCGTATGGCTTCGCCTATGGCGTTGGCGAGCACTCCGACACCCACTGGGGTGACCGCTACGGCGAAGGTACGCTCGCAGGAAAACGCGCCATGCTCATCGTCACGACGGGCGGGTGGGAGTCGCACTACAGCCCGCGCGGCATCAACGGCCCGATCGACGACATCTTGTTCCCGATCCAGCACGGCATCCTGTACTACCCCGGTTTTGATGTGGTGCCCCCATTCGTGAGCTACCGCACCGGTCGCATGGATGAGGCACGCTTTGCGCAGACCACCCAGGCACTGGGCGAGCGGCTCGACACCTTGTTCACCGCAGCGCCGATCCCGTTCCGCCAGCAGAATGCCGGTGAATACGAGATCCCGGCGCTCACGCTGCGGGCCGAGATCGCACCCGAAAAAACAGGCTTTGCCGCGCACCTTGCCTAG
- a CDS encoding DUF1697 domain-containing protein translates to MPSYIAFLRAVNVGGTGKLPMAELRAMCESIGLSGVRTYIASGNVVFQSRLAEATIKAKLERCLEDYAGKPVGVLVRTGAELAAVLEGNPFKTAAPNRTVAIFLDMPPPADALAAATGHRAEEMALGTREIYVHYGDGMADSKLKIPAAKTGTARNMNTIATLVDWAAE, encoded by the coding sequence ATGCCCAGCTATATCGCCTTCCTGCGCGCCGTGAACGTAGGCGGCACCGGCAAACTACCCATGGCCGAACTGCGCGCGATGTGCGAATCGATCGGCCTGAGCGGCGTACGCACCTACATTGCGAGCGGCAACGTGGTCTTTCAGAGCCGGCTGGCAGAGGCGACCATCAAGGCGAAGCTGGAACGCTGCCTGGAGGATTACGCCGGCAAACCCGTGGGCGTGCTCGTGCGCACAGGTGCCGAGCTGGCAGCGGTGCTGGAAGGCAATCCGTTCAAGACGGCGGCACCCAACCGAACGGTCGCGATCTTCCTGGACATGCCGCCACCCGCCGATGCGCTCGCCGCTGCCACGGGCCACAGGGCGGAAGAGATGGCCCTGGGCACCCGCGAAATCTACGTGCACTACGGCGACGGCATGGCCGATTCCAAACTGAAGATCCCCGCCGCCAAGACGGGGACGGCGCGCAACATGAACACCATCGCCACGCTGGTCGACTGGGCGGCCGAATAG
- a CDS encoding FAD-containing oxidoreductase — MTQRFDAIIIGTGQAGPPLAARLSGAGMKVAIVERGRFGGTCVNTGCIPTKAMVASAYAARMAQRAAEYGVVINGGVTVDMQRVKARKDEISGRSSHGVEQWVRGLEHCTVFQGHARFESARTVRVGDELLEAERIFINVGGRALVPPMPGLDQVPFLTNSTMMDVDFLPEHLVVIGGSYVGLEFGQMFRRFGSRVTIVEKGPRLIAREDEDVSQAVREILEAEGIDVQVNADCLRVRRDGANVVVGLDCSGGAREVSGSHLLMAVGRVPNTDDLGLDKAGVEIDKRGNIRVDEQLRTNVPGIWAMGDCNGRGAFTHTAYNDYEIVAANLLDDDPRTVSDRIQAYAMYIDPPLARVGMSLTEAKQSGRKLLVGNRPMTRVGRAVEKGESQGFMRVVVDAQTHEILGASILGVVGDEAVHSILDVMYAKAPYSTISRAMHIHPTVSELIPTLLQSMEPVQ; from the coding sequence ATGACGCAACGCTTCGACGCCATCATCATCGGCACCGGCCAGGCGGGCCCGCCGCTGGCTGCGCGCCTGTCCGGCGCCGGCATGAAGGTCGCCATCGTCGAGCGCGGCCGCTTTGGCGGTACGTGCGTCAACACCGGCTGCATCCCCACGAAAGCCATGGTGGCCAGCGCCTATGCGGCGCGCATGGCGCAGCGTGCGGCTGAATACGGCGTGGTGATCAACGGCGGTGTCACCGTCGACATGCAACGCGTCAAGGCCCGCAAGGATGAAATTTCCGGCCGCTCCAGCCATGGCGTGGAGCAATGGGTGCGCGGCCTGGAGCATTGCACCGTCTTCCAGGGCCATGCCCGCTTCGAAAGCGCGCGCACGGTGCGCGTTGGCGACGAGCTGCTCGAAGCCGAGCGCATCTTCATCAACGTCGGCGGCCGGGCGTTGGTGCCGCCCATGCCCGGGCTCGATCAAGTGCCGTTTCTCACCAACTCCACCATGATGGACGTGGATTTTCTGCCTGAGCACCTTGTCGTGATTGGGGGAAGTTACGTCGGGCTGGAGTTCGGCCAGATGTTTCGCCGCTTCGGATCGCGCGTGACGATTGTCGAGAAGGGCCCGCGCCTGATCGCCCGCGAAGACGAAGACGTATCGCAGGCGGTGCGCGAGATTCTCGAGGCCGAGGGCATCGACGTGCAGGTCAACGCCGATTGCCTGCGCGTGCGTCGCGATGGTGCCAACGTCGTGGTTGGCCTGGACTGCAGCGGCGGTGCGCGCGAGGTATCGGGTTCGCATCTGCTGATGGCGGTCGGGCGTGTGCCCAATACCGATGATCTGGGGCTCGACAAGGCCGGCGTGGAGATCGACAAGCGCGGCAATATCCGCGTTGACGAGCAGTTGCGAACCAACGTGCCCGGCATCTGGGCCATGGGCGATTGCAACGGACGGGGCGCGTTCACGCACACGGCTTACAACGACTACGAAATCGTGGCGGCCAATCTGCTCGACGACGACCCACGCACGGTGTCGGACCGCATCCAGGCGTACGCCATGTACATCGACCCGCCGCTTGCGCGCGTCGGCATGTCGCTCACGGAGGCGAAGCAATCCGGCCGCAAGTTGCTGGTCGGCAACCGGCCGATGACGCGCGTCGGCCGCGCGGTGGAGAAGGGCGAGAGCCAGGGGTTCATGCGCGTGGTGGTCGATGCGCAGACGCACGAAATCTTGGGCGCGTCGATCCTCGGTGTGGTCGGCGACGAGGCCGTGCATTCGATCCTCGACGTGATGTATGCCAAGGCGCCTTACTCGACCATCAGCCGCGCCATGCACATTCACCCGACGGTGTCGGAGCTGATTCCCACGTTGCTGCAAAGCATGGAGCCGGTGCAATAA
- a CDS encoding LysE family translocator: MTASAAVFAILVALLLGAMIPGPSFVLVARNAIGLSRRDGLATALGMGAGALFFGGLALAGLYTLLQAVEWLYIGLKIAGGAYLTYMAWKIWRGAKLPMVMNDRLTQQTGSARNSFWTGITTQMSNPKTAIWYGSIFAALLPQHPPVWCYFVLPPLVFLVEFGWYTIVALCFSSRVPREMYLRAKTWVDRVAAVAIGALGLRLIFTAPKVGL; encoded by the coding sequence ATGACTGCATCTGCCGCCGTATTTGCTATTCTCGTTGCGCTGTTGCTGGGCGCCATGATTCCCGGGCCGAGTTTTGTTCTGGTGGCGCGCAATGCCATTGGGTTGTCGCGCCGCGACGGCCTGGCAACCGCACTTGGCATGGGCGCGGGCGCCCTGTTCTTCGGTGGCCTGGCCCTGGCGGGGCTGTATACGTTGCTGCAAGCCGTCGAGTGGCTCTACATCGGCCTCAAGATTGCTGGTGGCGCGTATCTGACCTACATGGCGTGGAAGATCTGGCGCGGCGCCAAGCTGCCCATGGTGATGAACGATCGCCTGACACAGCAGACCGGCAGCGCACGCAATTCGTTCTGGACCGGCATCACCACGCAGATGAGCAATCCCAAGACGGCCATCTGGTACGGCAGTATCTTTGCCGCGCTGCTGCCGCAACATCCGCCGGTGTGGTGCTACTTCGTGCTGCCGCCGCTGGTGTTCCTGGTCGAGTTCGGGTGGTACACCATCGTCGCGCTGTGCTTCTCTAGCCGGGTGCCGCGTGAGATGTACCTGCGTGCCAAGACCTGGGTCGATCGCGTGGCCGCCGTGGCGATCGGTGCGCTCGGGCTGCGCCTGATCTTTACCGCGCCCAAGGTCGGGCTGTGA
- a CDS encoding acyl-CoA thioesterase, with amino-acid sequence MNTQSHQLSMTVLMTPDMANFSGNVHGGHILKLLDQVAYACASRYAGRYVVTLSVDQVVFRQPIHVGELVTFLASVNYTGRTSMEIGIKVVTENIRNQVVRHTNSCYFTMVAVDDEGKPADVPPLAPANTEEKERFEAAQQRRALRQEMEARHKAIKATYSTAAPAN; translated from the coding sequence ATGAATACGCAATCCCACCAGCTCAGCATGACCGTGCTGATGACGCCCGACATGGCCAATTTTTCCGGCAACGTGCACGGCGGCCATATCCTCAAGCTGCTCGATCAGGTCGCGTATGCGTGCGCGAGCCGCTACGCCGGCCGCTATGTCGTGACGCTGTCGGTGGACCAGGTGGTGTTCCGCCAGCCGATTCACGTGGGTGAACTGGTGACGTTCCTCGCGTCGGTCAACTACACCGGCCGCACGTCGATGGAAATCGGTATCAAGGTCGTGACCGAGAACATCCGCAACCAGGTCGTACGCCATACCAACAGCTGCTATTTCACGATGGTGGCCGTGGACGACGAAGGCAAACCGGCCGACGTGCCGCCGCTGGCACCTGCCAACACCGAAGAAAAGGAACGCTTCGAAGCCGCGCAACAGCGCCGCGCGCTACGTCAGGAAATGGAAGCTCGGCACAAGGCGATCAAGGCGACCTACAGCACGGCAGCTCCAGCAAACTGA
- a CDS encoding LysR family transcriptional regulator, translated as MNNLRRLDLNLLVTLDVLLTEHNVTRAAQRLNFSQPSVSVHLAKLRDIFGDPLLLPGPRGMRPTARAESLREPLRMALEALEQAVAPASPFDPAQAGNTWRVAATDYGESTIALPALNTLRTSAPGTRLAMLELVPTRIEKQAEQGEIDLAFHTTDGAPPGLRRRALFTERYVLIGRAGHPRLKRKPTLAQFCTLDHVIVSPDGGGFFGVTDEALKAAGATRRVVLSVPHFLFVMTAVASTDMVAMLPERLVRGASALQVVEPPVEVPGYEMSMLWHERMHRDPGHRWLRDVIAGAV; from the coding sequence ATGAATAATCTCAGGCGATTAGACCTGAACCTGCTGGTGACGCTCGATGTGCTGCTGACCGAGCACAATGTCACGCGTGCGGCGCAGCGGCTGAACTTCTCGCAACCTTCCGTGAGCGTGCATCTGGCCAAGTTGCGCGACATCTTTGGTGATCCGCTGCTGCTGCCGGGCCCGCGCGGCATGCGCCCAACCGCCCGCGCTGAAAGCTTGCGCGAACCGCTGCGGATGGCGCTCGAAGCGCTGGAGCAGGCCGTCGCGCCCGCCAGCCCGTTCGACCCGGCCCAAGCCGGCAACACCTGGCGCGTGGCCGCCACGGATTACGGCGAATCCACCATCGCATTGCCGGCGCTGAACACCCTGCGCACAAGCGCGCCGGGCACGCGGCTCGCCATGCTGGAGCTGGTGCCCACGCGTATCGAAAAGCAAGCAGAGCAAGGAGAGATCGATCTCGCGTTCCACACCACAGACGGCGCACCACCCGGCCTGCGCCGCCGCGCGCTATTCACTGAGCGCTATGTGCTGATCGGCCGCGCTGGACACCCGCGACTGAAACGCAAGCCGACGCTGGCGCAGTTCTGCACGCTGGATCATGTGATCGTATCGCCCGATGGCGGTGGCTTCTTCGGCGTGACAGACGAAGCTCTGAAGGCCGCCGGTGCCACGCGACGCGTCGTGCTGTCAGTGCCGCACTTCCTCTTTGTGATGACGGCGGTCGCCAGCACTGACATGGTCGCCATGCTGCCCGAGCGGCTGGTGCGCGGGGCCAGCGCACTACAGGTGGTTGAACCGCCAGTGGAGGTGCCAGGCTATGAGATGTCGATGCTGTGGCATGAGCGCATGCATCGAGACCCCGGGCATCGGTGGTTGCGGGACGTCATTGCAGGCGCGGTCTGA
- a CDS encoding c-type cytochrome — MKNWLATIAGWTLCACVAFSSTAHAADAPADGATLTVNIGTEHRTLSRDALLHDPHLTSVTVEDQNLKARLTFKAIPVTALFRGQTVGPDASATTAASDGYVSHLPMRLLLGDRADGPRAWLAVEDPAAPWPTLKGQDIGPFRLIWTAPAAKASVVNESLWTYSIVRIDVAALPGERFAAIRPAAGLPADGAVMRGFATFQRVCFSCHTLNRAGDANLGPDLNVPYSPVEYLGDEKLRHLIRDPQSLRWWPNARMSAIDEKTLSDAQLNDLLAYFHHMTKRKAAAQ, encoded by the coding sequence ATGAAGAACTGGCTTGCGACGATCGCAGGATGGACGCTCTGCGCATGCGTGGCGTTCAGCAGCACCGCCCATGCAGCCGATGCCCCTGCTGATGGGGCGACGCTGACCGTCAACATCGGCACGGAGCACCGCACGCTGTCGCGCGATGCATTGCTGCACGATCCGCACCTGACCAGCGTGACCGTGGAAGACCAGAACCTGAAGGCCCGTCTGACCTTCAAGGCGATCCCGGTGACGGCGCTGTTCCGCGGGCAGACGGTCGGCCCGGATGCCAGCGCCACTACCGCTGCCAGCGACGGCTACGTTTCGCACCTGCCGATGCGCCTGCTGCTGGGCGATCGCGCCGACGGGCCCCGCGCCTGGCTGGCCGTCGAAGACCCCGCCGCGCCATGGCCGACACTCAAGGGCCAGGACATCGGCCCGTTCCGGCTGATCTGGACGGCGCCCGCGGCCAAGGCGTCGGTCGTGAACGAAAGCCTGTGGACTTACAGCATCGTGCGCATCGATGTGGCGGCGCTGCCGGGCGAGCGCTTCGCGGCCATCCGGCCCGCCGCGGGGCTGCCCGCAGATGGGGCCGTCATGCGCGGTTTCGCCACGTTCCAGCGCGTCTGCTTCTCGTGCCACACGCTCAATCGTGCCGGCGACGCCAACCTTGGCCCCGACCTTAACGTGCCGTACAGCCCCGTGGAATACCTCGGCGACGAGAAGCTGCGCCATCTGATCCGCGATCCGCAATCGCTGCGCTGGTGGCCTAACGCACGCATGTCCGCCATTGACGAGAAGACGCTGTCCGATGCGCAGCTTAATGATCTGCTGGCGTACTTTCACCACATGACCAAGCGCAAAGCGGCAGCGCAATGA
- a CDS encoding alpha/beta fold hydrolase, with protein MDAFDDDLTRFAAHGTGPLPAAVAQGHVEHDGARIWYATFGVGRPVILLHGGLGHSGNWGYQVPALMTAGYRPIVIDSRGHGRSTRDAQPYAYTRMASDVRSVMDVLRIDRAPFVGWSDGACVALTLAMQTPERAAGVFFFGCNMDPSGAKPFEPTPVIDRCLARHRKDYTALSSTPHDFDAFVAAVTEMMQTQPNATAEELAATRVPVTIVQSEHDEFIRPEHAQYLARTIPDAQFVLLRGVSHFAPLQRPASFNDAVLAFLHRLPPP; from the coding sequence ATGGACGCCTTCGACGACGATCTGACACGCTTTGCCGCCCACGGTACTGGACCGCTGCCGGCCGCCGTTGCGCAAGGCCATGTCGAGCACGACGGCGCCCGCATCTGGTATGCGACCTTCGGCGTCGGCAGGCCTGTGATCCTGCTGCATGGCGGGCTCGGCCATAGCGGCAATTGGGGGTATCAGGTTCCGGCACTCATGACTGCGGGCTACCGGCCCATCGTCATTGATAGCCGTGGGCACGGCAGAAGCACACGCGACGCACAGCCTTACGCCTACACGCGCATGGCTTCTGATGTGCGGTCCGTCATGGATGTGCTGCGCATCGACCGTGCGCCGTTCGTCGGCTGGAGCGACGGTGCTTGTGTTGCGCTCACCCTGGCCATGCAGACGCCGGAACGCGCGGCGGGTGTGTTCTTCTTTGGCTGCAACATGGACCCAAGCGGTGCCAAGCCCTTTGAGCCCACGCCCGTCATCGATCGCTGTCTTGCGCGCCACCGAAAGGATTACACCGCGCTGTCATCTACACCCCACGACTTTGATGCATTCGTCGCGGCTGTCACCGAAATGATGCAGACGCAGCCGAATGCCACAGCCGAAGAGCTTGCCGCCACCCGTGTGCCTGTGACCATCGTGCAGAGCGAGCACGACGAATTCATCCGGCCCGAGCACGCGCAGTATCTCGCGCGGACCATTCCTGACGCGCAGTTTGTGTTGCTGCGGGGCGTGAGCCATTTCGCGCCATTGCAGCGACCGGCATCGTTCAACGACGCCGTGCTGGCGTTTCTGCACAGGCTTCCTCCGCCCTAG
- a CDS encoding TolC family protein, with the protein MLTPSTRGLAVCALAATLLLGGCATITQDSGFKTVADVARDRLGKDATWQRSPEARDSAAQRTRELLAQPLTMDSAVQIALLNNRGLQASYAELGLSEAALVQASRLPNPGFSFKRTRSGDDLSIERTFSLSFLNLLTLPMATRIESRYFEQTKLLVANQMLQVAADTRRAYVNAVAAEQSARYAEQVQQAAEAGAEFAKRLASAGNFSKLDRAREQAFYAEATATLARMRQQAQADREALTRMLGVWGADTGFKLPERLPDLPKDRPELQQIEAYALRNRLDIQAGKLQVEGLASSLGLTQATRFINVLDLGYVRNSKSNEPRETGYEIGIEIPLFDWGGARVARAQSIYMQAADQLADTAVRARSEVRESYVRYQTAYDLSRHYRDEVVPLRKTISDEMLLRYNGMLVSVFELLADAREQVNAVNGYIDALRGYWIAQTDLQMALGGKLPPVEANAAAPAPNPPQGH; encoded by the coding sequence GTGCTCACACCATCCACACGCGGGCTCGCCGTGTGCGCGCTGGCCGCTACGCTGCTGCTGGGCGGCTGCGCCACCATCACGCAAGACAGCGGCTTCAAGACCGTTGCCGACGTGGCGCGCGATCGGCTCGGCAAGGACGCGACGTGGCAGCGCTCACCGGAAGCACGCGACAGCGCCGCGCAGCGCACGCGCGAGCTGCTCGCCCAGCCGTTGACGATGGACAGCGCCGTGCAGATCGCGCTGCTGAACAATCGTGGCCTGCAGGCTTCCTATGCGGAGCTGGGCTTGTCTGAAGCCGCGCTCGTGCAGGCCAGCCGCTTGCCGAATCCCGGCTTCAGTTTCAAACGCACACGCAGCGGTGATGACCTGTCGATCGAGCGCACGTTCTCGCTCTCGTTCCTGAACCTGCTGACGCTGCCGATGGCCACTCGCATCGAAAGCCGATACTTCGAGCAGACCAAGCTGCTGGTCGCCAACCAGATGCTGCAGGTGGCAGCCGATACGCGCCGCGCATACGTGAATGCCGTGGCGGCGGAGCAATCGGCGCGCTATGCGGAGCAGGTCCAGCAGGCCGCCGAAGCCGGTGCCGAGTTCGCCAAGCGCCTGGCTTCGGCCGGCAACTTCAGCAAGCTGGATCGTGCTCGCGAACAGGCCTTCTATGCGGAGGCCACTGCCACCCTGGCGCGCATGCGTCAGCAGGCGCAGGCGGATCGGGAGGCGTTGACCCGCATGCTTGGTGTGTGGGGCGCAGATACCGGTTTCAAGTTGCCGGAGCGGCTGCCCGACCTGCCGAAGGATCGCCCCGAGCTGCAGCAGATTGAAGCCTACGCGCTACGCAACCGGCTCGATATCCAGGCGGGCAAGTTGCAGGTCGAGGGCCTGGCATCGTCGCTGGGGCTTACACAGGCAACGCGCTTCATCAACGTGCTCGACCTCGGCTACGTGCGCAACAGCAAATCCAACGAGCCACGCGAAACGGGCTACGAGATCGGCATCGAGATCCCGCTGTTCGACTGGGGCGGTGCCCGCGTAGCGCGGGCGCAGTCGATCTACATGCAGGCCGCCGATCAGCTTGCCGACACGGCGGTGCGTGCGCGTTCCGAAGTGCGCGAATCGTACGTGCGCTATCAGACCGCATATGACCTCAGCCGCCACTACCGCGACGAGGTGGTGCCGCTGCGCAAGACCATCTCCGACGAGATGCTGCTGCGCTACAACGGCATGCTGGTGAGCGTGTTCGAGCTGCTGGCCGATGCGCGCGAGCAGGTGAATGCGGTCAATGGCTACATCGACGCGCTGCGCGGCTACTGGATTGCGCAGACCGATCTGCAGATGGCGCTGGGCGGCAAGTTGCCGCCGGTCGAAGCGAATGCTGCAGCCCCTGCGCCGAACCCTCCTCAAGGACATTGA
- a CDS encoding sulfite exporter TauE/SafE family protein has product MASHAVFTGLVNLLLGMGLGVAGGLLGIGGGLIAIPVLGYLYGMDQHLAQGTALVMIAPNVLIGFWRYHQRHPVHLRSVAMICVFSMAATYVAARFAAGLDAHLLHTAFAVFLIVLAVYFASQLKEKPNAADAVHAAPHAMPAAALPLMGVASGAMSGIFTVGGGLVVVPALVTFFGLPQTRAQGMALALVVPGSLIALATYAHAGHVDWGTGIPLAAGGVVSVSWGVGLAYRFSARHLRLAFCAVLLGTALMMA; this is encoded by the coding sequence ATGGCGTCTCACGCGGTTTTCACGGGTCTGGTCAATTTGCTGCTCGGCATGGGCCTTGGCGTGGCAGGCGGTTTGCTCGGCATTGGCGGCGGGCTGATTGCCATTCCTGTGCTCGGCTACCTGTACGGAATGGACCAGCACCTGGCGCAAGGCACGGCGCTGGTGATGATTGCCCCCAATGTGCTGATCGGCTTCTGGCGGTATCACCAGCGGCATCCGGTGCATCTGCGCTCCGTTGCGATGATCTGCGTGTTCTCGATGGCGGCGACCTACGTTGCTGCGCGCTTTGCTGCCGGGCTGGACGCTCATCTGCTTCATACGGCGTTTGCCGTGTTCCTGATCGTGCTGGCGGTGTACTTTGCCTCGCAGCTCAAAGAGAAGCCGAATGCCGCTGATGCCGTGCACGCTGCCCCACATGCCATGCCGGCCGCCGCTCTGCCGTTGATGGGCGTCGCCAGCGGAGCGATGTCGGGCATCTTCACGGTAGGCGGCGGGCTGGTGGTGGTGCCGGCGCTGGTGACGTTCTTCGGTTTGCCGCAGACACGCGCCCAGGGCATGGCGCTCGCGCTGGTGGTGCCCGGCTCGCTCATCGCACTCGCAACGTATGCACATGCCGGCCATGTGGATTGGGGAACGGGCATTCCGCTGGCGGCCGGTGGTGTGGTGAGTGTGTCGTGGGGTGTGGGCCTGGCCTATCGGTTTTCAGCGCGGCATTTGCGGCTGGCGTTCTGCGCCGTGCTGCTGGGTACGGCGCTGATGATGGCCTGA